One part of the Sorangiineae bacterium MSr11954 genome encodes these proteins:
- a CDS encoding oxidoreductase, which yields MSNMSSKLDLSKEFVGRRALVTGGSRGIGAAIAQRLLDAGAKVVVAARSRSDVTPTAATFVSGDVRTSEGVKAIAAETLEALGGLDILVNNAGGSRVFPGGSATIPEEEWQDALALNLLSAIRLTNAVLPALRASKAASVVNISSTAATMPFGPAAHYCAAKAALDAYSRTLAVELAPSGVRVNVVSPGPVATPSADELRRTYPGIPGDAWLQWVPLGRFGATDDIAEVVALLASDRGKWLTGVNYRVDGGMTAR from the coding sequence ATGTCCAACATGTCCAGCAAGCTCGATCTTTCCAAGGAGTTCGTCGGTCGCCGTGCCCTCGTCACCGGAGGCTCGCGCGGCATCGGCGCGGCGATCGCGCAGCGCCTCCTCGATGCCGGCGCCAAGGTCGTGGTCGCCGCTCGCTCGCGCAGCGACGTCACCCCCACGGCGGCGACGTTCGTCTCCGGCGACGTCCGCACGAGCGAGGGGGTGAAGGCGATCGCCGCCGAGACGCTCGAAGCGCTGGGCGGCCTCGACATCCTCGTGAACAACGCGGGCGGTTCGCGCGTGTTTCCGGGGGGCTCGGCGACGATCCCCGAGGAGGAGTGGCAAGACGCCCTCGCGCTCAACCTCTTGTCCGCGATCCGCCTCACGAACGCGGTCCTCCCCGCGCTCCGCGCGTCGAAGGCCGCCTCCGTGGTGAACATCTCGTCGACGGCCGCGACGATGCCGTTCGGGCCCGCCGCGCACTACTGCGCGGCGAAGGCGGCGCTCGATGCCTACTCGCGCACGCTCGCCGTGGAGCTCGCACCGAGCGGCGTCCGCGTGAATGTCGTGTCGCCCGGTCCCGTCGCCACGCCGAGCGCCGACGAGCTGCGGAGGACGTACCCCGGGATCCCGGGCGATGCGTGGCTCCAGTGGGTGCCGCTCGGTCGCTTCGGCGCCACCGACGATATCGCGGAGGTCGTCGCGCTCCTCGCGTCGGATCGCGGGAAGTGGCTGACCGGTGTGAACTACCGCGTCGACGGCGGGATGACGGCGCGCTGA
- a CDS encoding response regulator transcription factor, with amino-acid sequence MAVTERVLIVEDDAALRLAMTKVLRAAGYRVDVASTGDEGLEMALADPPDVVLLDVMLPGKNGFEILSALRQRDTDLPIVMITAKGEEADKVRGLELGADEYVVKPVGVAELRARVGAALRRRRLVAKSGPVAIGALTVDFAQHAATREGAPVELTAHEMKLLVFFLRNEGALLPRERILAAVWGADYFGTDRTVDNFVNRLRAKVEKDPKNPLHLVTIRGAGYRFSRTPQRPEGR; translated from the coding sequence ATGGCGGTGACGGAGAGGGTGCTCATCGTCGAAGACGACGCGGCGCTGCGCTTGGCCATGACCAAGGTGCTGCGCGCCGCGGGCTATCGCGTCGACGTGGCCAGCACCGGGGACGAGGGGCTCGAGATGGCGCTGGCCGATCCGCCCGACGTGGTGCTCTTGGACGTCATGCTCCCCGGGAAAAACGGCTTCGAGATCCTGTCCGCCCTCCGGCAGCGCGACACCGATCTGCCCATCGTCATGATCACCGCCAAAGGTGAAGAGGCGGACAAAGTGCGCGGACTCGAGCTGGGGGCCGACGAGTACGTGGTGAAGCCGGTGGGGGTGGCCGAGCTCCGAGCGCGCGTCGGCGCGGCGCTCCGTCGCAGGCGCCTGGTGGCCAAGAGCGGCCCGGTCGCCATCGGGGCGCTCACGGTGGACTTCGCCCAGCACGCGGCGACCCGGGAGGGGGCACCGGTGGAGCTGACGGCCCACGAGATGAAGCTCCTCGTCTTCTTTCTCCGCAACGAAGGGGCGCTCTTGCCGCGGGAGCGCATCTTGGCCGCCGTGTGGGGGGCCGACTACTTCGGGACGGATCGCACGGTGGACAACTTCGTCAACCGCCTCCGGGCCAAGGTGGAGAAGGATCCCAAGAACCCCCTGCACTTGGTCACCATCCGCGGCGCGGGCTACCGCTTCTCGCGCACCCCTCAGCGGCCCGAAGGCCGGTGA
- a CDS encoding SRPBCC family protein translates to MTTDSKLDLVLERVVDVSPELVWTAWTQPEHIKKWFTPAPWTTVDCEIDLRPGGTFRTVMRSPEGEEHPNVGCYLELVPKRKLVWTDALEAGFRPSRQPAHLGFRFTAAILLEPHGSGTKYTAIAMHSNEECRNKHEAMGFHDGWGTVLEQLVAHMKSVGR, encoded by the coding sequence ATGACCACCGACTCCAAGCTGGACCTCGTACTGGAACGCGTCGTCGATGTATCGCCGGAATTGGTCTGGACGGCGTGGACCCAACCGGAGCACATCAAGAAATGGTTCACGCCCGCGCCGTGGACCACCGTGGACTGCGAAATCGATCTTCGCCCCGGCGGCACGTTCCGCACCGTGATGCGCTCGCCGGAGGGCGAAGAGCACCCGAACGTGGGCTGCTACCTCGAGCTCGTCCCAAAGCGAAAACTCGTTTGGACCGACGCGCTCGAAGCAGGCTTTCGGCCATCGCGGCAACCGGCGCATCTGGGGTTCCGATTTACGGCTGCCATTCTGCTCGAGCCCCATGGCAGCGGCACGAAGTACACCGCCATCGCCATGCACAGCAACGAAGAGTGCCGCAACAAGCACGAGGCCATGGGGTTCCACGACGGATGGGGAACCGTGCTCGAGCAACTCGTGGCGCACATGAAGTCCGTGGGCCGCTGA
- a CDS encoding beta-lactamase family protein, with product MTNHHATARLTRRDLLTAASAGILAACSNTPAKTASRLERGGARGVLAPYVERGEVPGMVALVARGDREELHAMGTTAQGSRVAVEPDTIFRIASITKPVTATAAMMLIEDGKLGLDEPVARLLPELAHPRVLERLDGPLDRVVPAARAITVRDLLTFRMGAGLLFDPDRYPIEKVTQELLGDGMPAPAKLVAPDEWMRRFATLPLMHQPGERWMYNTSGIVLGILVGRAARMPLDAFLRERLFGPLGMHDTDFSVPASKLHRFTASYLADPGTGALSLYDSPNGQWAQPPLHASGAEGLVSTAPDFLRFSRFLLGRGTFGGKRLLSEAAVEQMTHDTLTPKNKTFGAMVPGYFDRHGWGFGMAVVTARDDDHMPAGSYGWDGGLGSSWYADPRTNTTGILLSSRSWTDPSPPRMFREFWRHVHA from the coding sequence ATGACTAACCATCATGCAACCGCGCGCCTTACGCGGCGCGATCTCCTCACGGCGGCCAGCGCAGGAATTCTGGCCGCATGCAGCAACACGCCGGCGAAGACCGCCTCGCGGCTCGAACGCGGCGGGGCCCGCGGGGTGCTCGCCCCGTACGTGGAGCGCGGCGAGGTCCCCGGGATGGTCGCGCTGGTCGCGCGGGGCGATCGCGAGGAGCTGCACGCCATGGGGACGACGGCGCAGGGCTCGCGCGTCGCGGTGGAGCCGGACACCATCTTCCGCATCGCGTCCATCACCAAGCCCGTCACCGCCACGGCGGCCATGATGCTCATCGAAGACGGCAAGCTCGGGCTCGACGAGCCCGTTGCGCGCCTGCTCCCGGAGCTCGCGCATCCCAGGGTGCTCGAACGACTCGATGGCCCGCTCGACCGGGTCGTGCCCGCGGCGCGCGCGATCACCGTGCGCGATCTGCTCACCTTCCGCATGGGCGCCGGCCTCCTGTTCGACCCCGACCGGTACCCGATCGAGAAGGTTACCCAGGAGCTCTTGGGCGATGGAATGCCCGCGCCGGCCAAGCTCGTCGCGCCCGACGAGTGGATGCGCCGATTTGCGACGTTGCCGCTGATGCATCAACCCGGTGAGCGCTGGATGTACAACACCAGCGGCATCGTCCTCGGCATCCTCGTGGGGCGGGCGGCGCGAATGCCGCTCGACGCGTTTTTGCGCGAGCGTCTGTTCGGGCCGCTCGGAATGCACGACACCGATTTCAGCGTCCCCGCGTCGAAGCTCCATCGGTTCACGGCGAGCTACTTGGCCGACCCCGGGACCGGTGCGCTGTCGCTCTACGATTCGCCCAACGGGCAGTGGGCCCAGCCGCCGCTCCACGCGAGCGGCGCCGAAGGCCTGGTGTCCACGGCGCCCGACTTCCTGCGCTTCTCCCGATTCTTGTTGGGCCGGGGTACGTTCGGCGGCAAACGCCTGCTCTCCGAAGCGGCGGTCGAGCAAATGACGCACGACACATTGACCCCGAAGAACAAGACGTTCGGCGCCATGGTGCCGGGGTACTTCGATCGACACGGGTGGGGGTTCGGCATGGCGGTCGTCACCGCGCGCGACGATGATCACATGCCTGCCGGGAGCTACGGTTGGGACGGCGGGCTCGGTAGCTCGTGGTACGCCGATCCTCGCACCAACACCACGGGCATTCTCCTCTCGTCGCGCTCGTGGACGGATCCGTCACCGCCGCGGATGTTTCGGGAGTTCTGGCGCCACGTCCATGCCTGA
- a CDS encoding TetR/AcrR family transcriptional regulator, translating into MRADARQNYDHLLAVARDVVTEQGADASLRDIARRAGVGLGTLYRHFPTREALLEVLLRASLDELTQKAGELQTSSSPDEALASWFREAVAFAHRYRGVVALMAAAIADPGSALHASCVTVRSAGTRLLLRAQAEGMARADLDGADLFALIGALGWLGDQPSFAPRIDHLLGIIASAVLTKPASSDVKGERRRRIPP; encoded by the coding sequence ATGCGAGCCGATGCTAGGCAGAACTACGACCACCTCCTCGCCGTCGCGCGCGACGTGGTAACCGAGCAAGGCGCCGACGCATCGCTGCGCGACATCGCGCGCCGAGCCGGCGTCGGGCTCGGCACGCTGTACCGTCACTTCCCGACGCGCGAGGCGTTGCTGGAGGTCTTGCTCCGCGCGAGCCTCGACGAGCTGACGCAAAAGGCGGGCGAGCTCCAAACATCCAGCTCACCGGATGAAGCTCTCGCGTCCTGGTTTCGCGAGGCGGTGGCGTTCGCGCATCGCTATCGCGGCGTCGTAGCTTTGATGGCGGCCGCCATCGCAGATCCGGGCTCCGCGCTTCATGCTTCATGCGTCACGGTGCGATCGGCCGGCACGCGGCTCCTTCTTCGAGCTCAGGCCGAGGGCATGGCGCGCGCCGATCTCGATGGGGCCGACCTGTTCGCCCTGATCGGCGCGCTCGGGTGGCTCGGCGACCAACCTTCGTTTGCGCCGCGCATCGATCACCTGCTCGGGATCATCGCGAGCGCCGTCCTGACGAAACCCGCGAGCAGCGACGTCAAAGGGGAGCGCCGGCGCCGGATCCCACCTTGA
- a CDS encoding AgmX/PglI C-terminal domain-containing protein, translating to MNPIRTRTRTRMTWALLLLAGCGETSSAPGAAPAPAPAAAAVQGTPEAALEQALVDADIGQNLAAARETLTATLASGAVSKGDRVRADLALAKLVESTDKERAIALLEDAASLDDGAAQKRLFRLLAGRDAPSSWSRNTWDAPPPPSAFAFARYFPAPTADSEVDAQVFVFGGDSRTTDTLGTFHVADALRSSAVDVCGACDGVKSSIHAGSTHREFWSAIPAYAAQMEKALVVLYVDEETMVPERYAKWLAAPAADLRAAFARGEGLVAVKQRPGAPPLVTVAAPRVAQLLTVEATLTAMDELPKQPVTVKLRDVLTKNEIQRGIRAHFGGFWSCYESLVTRRPDARGRANLSFTVEGSGKVEDARVALDGTLEDPELRACFEKASRAIQYPAWSKTPSAKTTVRYPLQFANGGTGGEPGGGG from the coding sequence ATGAATCCGATACGAACGCGAACGCGAACGCGAATGACATGGGCGCTCTTGCTGCTCGCCGGCTGCGGCGAGACGTCCAGCGCTCCGGGGGCGGCGCCGGCCCCAGCCCCAGCCGCAGCCGCAGTTCAGGGCACGCCCGAAGCTGCGCTGGAGCAGGCGCTGGTCGACGCCGACATCGGCCAAAACCTGGCGGCCGCCCGCGAGACGCTGACGGCGACCTTGGCCTCCGGCGCCGTCTCCAAAGGCGACCGCGTGCGGGCCGATCTCGCGCTGGCCAAGCTCGTGGAGTCCACGGACAAGGAGCGCGCCATTGCCCTCTTGGAGGACGCGGCATCGCTGGACGACGGGGCGGCGCAAAAGCGCCTCTTCCGCCTGCTCGCCGGACGCGACGCGCCCTCCTCCTGGTCGCGCAATACGTGGGATGCGCCGCCGCCGCCCAGCGCGTTCGCCTTCGCCCGCTACTTCCCGGCCCCCACGGCCGACAGCGAGGTCGACGCTCAGGTCTTCGTCTTCGGCGGAGACTCGCGGACCACCGATACGCTCGGCACCTTCCACGTGGCCGACGCACTGCGCTCCAGCGCGGTCGACGTTTGCGGCGCGTGCGACGGGGTGAAGAGCAGCATCCACGCCGGCAGCACGCACAGGGAGTTCTGGAGTGCCATCCCCGCTTATGCGGCGCAGATGGAGAAAGCGTTGGTGGTCCTCTATGTCGACGAAGAGACGATGGTGCCCGAGCGCTACGCCAAATGGCTGGCGGCCCCCGCGGCCGACCTTCGCGCGGCGTTCGCGCGCGGTGAGGGCCTGGTGGCGGTCAAGCAGCGGCCCGGCGCGCCGCCGCTGGTTACGGTAGCCGCTCCGCGCGTGGCGCAGCTCCTCACCGTCGAGGCCACCTTGACGGCCATGGACGAGCTCCCGAAGCAGCCGGTCACGGTGAAGCTCCGCGACGTCCTCACCAAGAACGAGATCCAGCGAGGGATACGCGCCCACTTCGGCGGGTTCTGGTCGTGCTACGAGTCGCTCGTGACCCGGCGCCCCGACGCGCGCGGGAGGGCGAACCTCTCCTTCACCGTCGAGGGATCGGGCAAGGTCGAAGACGCGCGCGTGGCGCTGGACGGCACCTTGGAAGACCCCGAGCTTCGCGCTTGCTTCGAGAAGGCCAGCCGCGCCATCCAGTACCCGGCGTGGTCCAAGACGCCCTCGGCCAAGACCACCGTCCGTTACCCCCTCCAGTTCGCGAACGGCGGCACGGGTGGAGAGCCCGGCGGCGGCGGTTAG
- a CDS encoding metalloregulator ArsR/SmtB family transcription factor, protein MPTQSIDLDRVFHALADPTRRAVLQRLSGGAAAVSELAQPFDMALPSFLQHLKVLEGSGLVRSEKAGRIRTYQISPTPLMAAEGWMSEQRTLWERRFNQLDRYLEDLAASMNPAKGTERSGAGVQSKKKKAKK, encoded by the coding sequence GTGCCTACACAATCCATCGATCTCGACCGCGTATTCCACGCCCTGGCGGATCCGACGCGGCGGGCCGTCCTGCAGCGGCTGAGCGGCGGTGCCGCCGCCGTGAGCGAGCTTGCCCAACCGTTCGACATGGCGCTGCCGTCCTTCCTCCAGCACCTCAAGGTGCTCGAGGGGTCGGGGTTGGTTCGATCGGAGAAGGCGGGGCGAATCCGCACGTACCAGATCTCACCGACCCCGCTGATGGCGGCGGAGGGCTGGATGTCCGAGCAGCGCACCCTCTGGGAGCGCCGGTTCAACCAACTCGACCGGTATCTCGAGGATCTCGCGGCCAGCATGAACCCGGCGAAGGGCACAGAGCGGTCCGGGGCCGGGGTGCAATCCAAGAAAAAGAAGGCAAAGAAATGA
- a CDS encoding HAMP domain-containing histidine kinase, whose translation MRASLAWLFFALGAAVPSVAVLVVAVRAASTESARVREEQLAERVAVAQATKRDVEAALARAKETLRRLEPAAVSRLESRLMAEKPAFADVVVMGAEGQMLVPKPMTDEPPSPPQCLADRAELLKGDRTAARNRIVGGCPHLKSEQGRYLWPLLALERVAEGTTPADVVASWIGEHAARLGAAERAVLRARVAPLPEGVRGAALRALDGPLPLHRTLAGLLTEPPGSDPLEAGLRVHRGRYLSLVRPMPEGGAAGFVVHEASMLGAPGLPAHLVLAAGARGDATDVALTPDLVVHVEPRDGATLDAEARRSGHRILAVGVAGVLTAVVLATVLFARARKAQRLAELRTDFVAAVSHELRTPLASVRMLSELLEAGELRDDERPEVDRILAGEARRLSATVERMLRFGALARGRLSVQKSRVPASCILEDARDRFRKAHPDKELVVDAPEALEMHVDPGLVALVLDNLLSNAAKYAAEGHPYRIEARCDGHHALLSVSDSGPGIAARARRRIFSPFERADDRLSRATEGTGVGLSLVRGIARAHGGDAFVKSTVGVGSTFVVRFPMEGA comes from the coding sequence ATGCGCGCATCTCTGGCGTGGCTCTTTTTTGCCCTTGGCGCGGCGGTTCCGTCGGTGGCCGTTTTGGTGGTTGCCGTTCGCGCCGCCTCCACCGAGAGCGCCCGCGTGCGCGAGGAGCAGCTCGCCGAGCGCGTGGCCGTGGCCCAGGCCACCAAGCGCGACGTCGAGGCCGCCCTCGCCCGAGCCAAAGAGACCTTGCGCCGCTTGGAGCCGGCGGCCGTCTCCCGGCTCGAGTCGCGGTTGATGGCCGAAAAGCCGGCCTTTGCCGACGTCGTGGTGATGGGCGCCGAGGGGCAGATGCTGGTCCCGAAGCCGATGACCGACGAGCCCCCGTCGCCCCCCCAATGCCTCGCCGACCGCGCGGAGCTCTTGAAAGGGGACCGCACTGCGGCCCGCAATCGCATCGTCGGCGGCTGCCCGCACCTCAAGAGCGAACAAGGTCGCTACTTGTGGCCGCTCCTGGCGCTCGAGCGGGTGGCGGAGGGGACCACGCCGGCCGACGTCGTCGCGAGCTGGATCGGGGAGCACGCCGCGCGCCTCGGAGCGGCGGAGCGCGCGGTGCTGCGTGCGCGGGTGGCGCCGCTTCCCGAGGGAGTTCGCGGTGCGGCGCTGCGGGCGCTCGATGGGCCGCTCCCCCTTCATCGCACCTTGGCCGGGCTCCTCACCGAGCCACCCGGGAGCGACCCGCTCGAGGCAGGGCTGCGGGTTCATCGCGGGCGCTACCTCTCGCTCGTCCGGCCGATGCCCGAGGGCGGCGCCGCGGGCTTCGTCGTCCACGAGGCCTCGATGCTCGGCGCGCCCGGATTGCCCGCCCACCTGGTGCTCGCCGCCGGCGCGCGCGGCGATGCCACCGACGTGGCGTTGACCCCGGATCTCGTCGTCCATGTGGAGCCGAGGGACGGAGCGACGCTCGACGCGGAGGCCCGCCGCAGCGGCCATCGCATCCTTGCCGTCGGCGTCGCGGGGGTGCTCACCGCGGTGGTGCTGGCGACCGTCCTCTTTGCGCGGGCGCGAAAGGCGCAGCGCTTGGCCGAGCTGCGCACCGACTTCGTGGCCGCCGTCTCGCACGAGCTGCGTACGCCGCTGGCCTCGGTGCGGATGCTGTCCGAGCTCCTGGAAGCGGGCGAACTCCGGGACGACGAACGGCCCGAGGTGGACCGCATCCTGGCCGGCGAAGCGCGAAGGCTCTCGGCCACCGTCGAACGCATGCTCCGCTTCGGCGCGCTTGCGCGGGGGCGCCTGTCGGTCCAGAAGTCGCGGGTGCCCGCGTCGTGTATCCTCGAGGACGCACGGGACCGCTTCCGCAAGGCGCACCCGGACAAAGAGCTCGTCGTGGACGCACCAGAGGCCTTGGAGATGCACGTGGACCCCGGCCTGGTGGCCCTGGTGTTGGACAACCTGCTCTCCAACGCTGCCAAGTACGCGGCGGAGGGGCACCCGTACCGGATCGAGGCCCGGTGTGACGGACACCATGCGCTCCTCTCCGTGAGCGACTCCGGCCCGGGGATCGCCGCGCGCGCGCGGCGCCGGATCTTCTCCCCCTTCGAGCGCGCCGATGATCGCCTGTCGCGCGCCACCGAAGGCACCGGCGTGGGGCTGTCGCTCGTCCGCGGCATCGCCCGGGCCCACGGAGGCGACGCGTTCGTGAAGAGCACGGTCGGCGTTGGCTCGACATTCGTGGTTCGCTTTCCGATGGAGGGAGCGTGA
- a CDS encoding TetR/AcrR family transcriptional regulator, with product MSKAPIWTVAAPGSRKPRLTREQIAKTALEIADSEGFEALSMRRVAEELGAGTMTLYYYVRTKEDLLALVEDALTGETVEACAPLPKAWRPAIRKLANATRATYVRHAWALRALTGLRFGPNALRHIEQSLQAVAGMDLSLGDKHAILSVVDDYVFGHCASLVRRRSQSQFDRKTAKALSGAIHRYLDEGDYPHLRAMIGDGDPLDAFVKNSSFLTEDDHFDIGLDALLDGLAKRFKLK from the coding sequence ATGTCAAAGGCCCCGATTTGGACCGTCGCCGCGCCCGGTTCGCGCAAGCCGCGGCTCACCCGCGAACAGATCGCGAAGACGGCGCTGGAGATCGCGGATTCCGAGGGCTTCGAGGCGCTGTCCATGCGCCGGGTCGCCGAAGAGCTCGGCGCGGGCACGATGACGCTCTACTATTACGTGCGCACCAAGGAGGACCTGCTGGCCCTCGTCGAGGACGCGCTGACGGGCGAGACGGTCGAGGCCTGCGCTCCGCTGCCGAAGGCGTGGCGCCCTGCGATTCGCAAGCTCGCGAACGCGACCCGCGCGACCTATGTGCGCCACGCGTGGGCGCTGCGCGCGCTCACCGGGCTGCGCTTCGGACCGAACGCGCTGCGCCACATCGAGCAGTCGCTGCAGGCGGTCGCGGGCATGGATCTATCGCTGGGCGACAAGCACGCGATCCTGTCCGTCGTCGACGACTACGTGTTTGGCCACTGCGCCTCGTTGGTGCGAAGGCGTAGCCAATCGCAGTTCGACCGCAAGACCGCCAAGGCGCTGAGCGGGGCGATACACCGCTACCTCGACGAGGGCGACTACCCACATCTGCGCGCGATGATCGGCGACGGCGATCCCCTCGATGCGTTCGTGAAGAACTCAAGCTTCTTGACCGAGGACGACCACTTCGACATCGGCCTCGACGCGCTGCTCGACGGGCTCGCGAAGCGCTTCAAATTGAAGTGA
- a CDS encoding PQQ-like beta-propeller repeat protein, which translates to MYRTNHAPSPFVLSAVDGTVTAYARASGAIAWTFRVPDGAMEYRHVTRLIADGHRVVIVAARMNEEGMFANADGTAHVCCLDYETGRPLWHQPVKGGQNINRFTATLLIDGDQVFLAHAAVLTAFALETGQVLWVQKIDHVEVYRGVLPVALAVAGAAEQGDI; encoded by the coding sequence ATGTACCGCACCAACCATGCCCCGAGCCCATTCGTTCTCTCTGCCGTCGACGGCACCGTGACGGCCTACGCCCGCGCCTCGGGCGCGATCGCGTGGACGTTCCGCGTTCCCGATGGCGCGATGGAGTATCGCCATGTGACCCGCCTCATCGCCGATGGGCACCGCGTCGTCATCGTGGCGGCCAGGATGAACGAGGAGGGCATGTTCGCGAACGCCGATGGCACGGCGCACGTCTGCTGCCTCGATTATGAGACAGGCCGACCCCTCTGGCATCAGCCGGTCAAAGGTGGGCAGAACATCAATCGCTTCACGGCGACCTTGCTCATCGACGGCGACCAGGTCTTCCTCGCGCACGCCGCGGTCCTCACCGCGTTCGCGCTCGAGACGGGGCAGGTGCTCTGGGTGCAAAAGATCGACCATGTGGAAGTATACCGGGGTGTCCTCCCCGTTGCCCTGGCGGTCGCGGGTGCCGCCGAGCAAGGAGATATCTAG
- a CDS encoding FAD-dependent monooxygenase, with product MTYEQHSDRGNDLVYDVIIAGAGPVGLFLASELRLAKLSVLVLERSEDPCSPLKRLPFGLRGLWGPSIEAFHRRGLLDRMASRPRADEKGPGQPRPGAMAPGAQLRGPAGHFAGIQFDYSNIDSSRWTYRLPGPADTQFGCEMEHLESVLAAHALSLGVAIRRGHGVEGYEATHDEVLVRAGEQRFRARWLVGCDGARSTVRKHGGFEFVGTEPEFTGYSAQVELADPSILPLGRHYTEAGMYTQWQPGVLGIADFDGGAFHRSQPLTLEHIQTVLRRVSCTDVTIRALNIASTWTDRSRQATTYRKGRVLLAGDAAHIHSPLGGQGLNLGFGDAMNLGWKLAATLRGDAPDGLLDSYTTERHPIGARILEWTRAQVAVMRPDRQSRAIQAVLRDLIDTRDGATYFAERVWGVSLRYDLGEEHPLMGRSCPDFELEDGTRVGTLLRDGNGLLLDFGQQAPLQALDGLWGDRVRYVARDAKDRLGLRAVLVRPDGFVAWASDTAPHPEDVTRAAARWFTSREHRAVRS from the coding sequence ATGACGTACGAACAACACTCGGATCGAGGAAACGACTTGGTCTACGACGTGATCATCGCAGGGGCGGGCCCGGTCGGCCTGTTCCTCGCCTCCGAGCTGCGGCTCGCGAAGCTCTCGGTGCTGGTGCTCGAACGATCGGAGGATCCGTGCTCACCCCTGAAGCGGCTCCCGTTCGGACTGCGAGGGCTCTGGGGCCCGAGCATCGAAGCCTTCCACCGGCGCGGCCTCTTGGACCGAATGGCGTCGCGACCTCGCGCCGACGAGAAGGGCCCCGGCCAGCCGCGACCTGGAGCCATGGCGCCCGGGGCCCAGCTCCGCGGGCCGGCCGGCCACTTCGCGGGCATCCAATTCGATTACAGCAACATCGATTCATCGCGGTGGACATACCGACTACCGGGTCCGGCCGACACCCAATTCGGGTGCGAAATGGAGCACCTCGAGAGCGTCCTCGCCGCGCACGCGCTCTCCCTCGGGGTCGCGATCCGGCGCGGCCACGGTGTCGAAGGATACGAGGCTACGCACGACGAAGTCCTCGTCCGTGCCGGCGAGCAACGCTTTCGCGCGCGTTGGCTGGTGGGGTGCGATGGCGCCCGCAGCACGGTGCGCAAGCACGGGGGCTTCGAGTTCGTAGGTACCGAGCCCGAGTTCACCGGATATTCGGCCCAAGTCGAACTCGCCGACCCGTCGATACTCCCTTTGGGCCGTCATTACACGGAGGCCGGCATGTACACGCAGTGGCAACCCGGGGTGCTCGGGATCGCCGACTTCGACGGCGGCGCGTTTCATCGCAGCCAACCGCTCACGCTCGAGCACATCCAAACGGTCTTACGGCGCGTGTCCTGCACCGACGTGACCATCCGAGCGTTGAACATCGCCTCGACATGGACCGATCGCTCGCGGCAGGCCACGACCTACCGCAAAGGACGGGTGCTGCTGGCAGGCGACGCCGCGCACATTCATTCACCGCTCGGCGGACAAGGCTTGAACCTCGGATTCGGCGACGCGATGAACCTCGGGTGGAAGCTCGCGGCCACCCTCCGCGGCGATGCCCCCGATGGCCTGCTCGACAGCTACACCACCGAGCGGCACCCCATCGGGGCGCGCATCCTCGAGTGGACGCGGGCCCAGGTCGCGGTGATGCGACCGGACCGACAATCCCGCGCGATCCAAGCCGTCCTGCGCGACCTGATCGACACACGCGACGGCGCGACCTACTTCGCGGAGCGCGTCTGGGGTGTGTCCCTCCGCTACGATCTCGGCGAGGAGCACCCGTTGATGGGCCGCAGCTGCCCGGACTTCGAGCTCGAGGACGGAACGAGGGTCGGCACCTTGCTCCGCGATGGAAACGGTTTGCTGCTCGACTTCGGCCAGCAAGCGCCGCTCCAAGCGCTCGATGGCCTTTGGGGCGACCGCGTCAGGTACGTCGCCCGCGACGCCAAGGATCGTCTTGGCCTCCGCGCGGTGCTCGTGCGTCCCGACGGATTCGTGGCGTGGGCGAGCGATACGGCGCCCCATCCCGAGGACGTCACGCGGGCCGCGGCACGATGGTTCACGAGCCGCGAACATCGCGCCGTCCGTAGCTGA